The proteins below come from a single Rosa rugosa chromosome 2, drRosRugo1.1, whole genome shotgun sequence genomic window:
- the LOC133729868 gene encoding uncharacterized protein LOC133729868 — MEYKASTTEAKFPETRKMAATAPVAIGTRGTVGSLVRREIEYFGKLELDRRGSSVKPRGKMVDMSSRNCDSSRPSFWFLRMTWKWKRQRGSRRFLSNICSAAEVVENNRLNGIPGFNFRSLKDDMNNLSI; from the coding sequence ATGGAGTATAAAGCCAGCACCACAGAGGCCAAGTTTCCTGAGACTCGAAAAATGGCTGCAACAGCTCCAGTTGCAATAGGCACGCGAGGCACTGTGGGATCTCTTGTCAGGAGGGAGATTGAGTACTTTGGTAAGCTTGAGCTAGACCGGCGTGGAAGCTCAGTGAAGCCCCGGGGGAAAATGGTGGACATGAGTTCCAGGAATTGTGATTCTAGCAGGCCTAGTTTCTGGTTCTTGAGGATGACCTGGAAATGGAAGAGGCAAAGAGGGAGCAGGAGGTTCTTATCAAACATATGTTCTGCGGCGGAAGTTGTAGAAAACAATCGGCTAAATGGCATTCCTGGGTTCAATTTTAGGTCCCTCAAGGATGATATGAACAACTTGAGCATttag
- the LOC133731447 gene encoding probable serine/threonine-protein kinase PBL23, producing MRCFSCCKPVDDDPPKFIVRKTGRRPYSNTATTLDSFFATLSLKSGSSRCRNLRNQILKVGSAKQSARLFTFNELHAATEGFKAACLLGEGGFGKVYKGYIDSINSKQAVAVKKLNRKGMQGSREFCAEVIMLSLFQHPNLVSLVGYCAEGEQRVLVYEYMASGSLEDHLLDIGPNHEQPLDWYTRMRIAEGAAKGLEYLHDVAKPAVIYRDFKASNILLDSQFTPKLSDFGLAKLGPTGDKSHVSTRVMGTYGYCAPEYACTGKLTKMSDVYSFGVVFLELITGRRAVDETKPEEEQILVSWAQPLLKDRSKFSLIADPLLRGNFPVKGLHQALAIAAMCLNEEADCRPVMSDVVLALEHLSKPRNEVVIDDESKHSPVQLTNVQSLKRRSSKAELDL from the exons ATGCGCTGCTTCTCTTGTTGCAAGCCGGTGGACGATGATCCTCCGAAATTTATAGTCAGAAAGACAGGCCGAAGGCCATATTCTAATACTGCCACGACATTGGACTCCTTTTTCGCAACGCTCTCCCTTAAGTCAG GTAGCAGCAGATGCAGGAATTTGCGCAATCAGATACTCAAGGTGGGAAGTGCAAAGCAATCTGCTCGGCTTTTTACGTTCAATGAGCTTCATGCTGCAACTGAGGGCTTCAAGGCTGCTTGTTTGCTTGGAGAAGGAGGATTTGGGAAGGTGTACAAAGGGTACATAGATAGCATCAATTCTAAACAG GCTGTGGCGGTTAAGAAACTTAACAGGAAAGGAATGCAAGGAAGTAGAGAGTTTTGTGCTGAAGTTATCATGTTGAGTCTGTTTCAACACCCAAACCTTGTCAGTCTAGTAGGGTACTGTGCGGAAGGAGAGCAGAGAGTTTTAGTGTATGAATATATGGCCAGTGGATCTCTGGAGGATCACCTTCTAG aCATAGGTCCGAATCATGAGCAGCCTCTTGATTGGTACACTAGGATGAGAATAGCTGAAGGAGCAGCTAAAGGACTTGAGTACTTGCATGATGTTGCCAAACCAGCAGTGATTTATCGCGATTTCAAAGCATCAAACATATTGTTGGATTCCCAATTCACTCCGAAGCTGTCTGATTTTGGACTTGCTAAGTTAGGTCCAACAGGAGACAAGTCCCATGTGTCTACAAGGGTGATGGGAACTTATGGCTATTGTGCCCCAGAGTATGCTTGCACAGGAAAGCTCACAAAAATGTCTGATGTCTACAGTTTCGGGGTTGtctttcttgagttaatcaccGGAAGAAGAGCTGTCGATGAGACAAAACCAGAGGAAGAGCAGATCCTAGTCAGTTGG GCACAACCACTGTTGAAGGATAGAAGTAAATTTTCATTAATTGCTGATCCGTTGCTTAGGGGAAACTTTCCGGTGAAGGGTCTGCATCAAGCTCTTGCAATTGCAGCAATGTGTCTCAATGAGGAAGCTGATTGCCGACCTGTAATGTCTGATGTTGTACTTGCTCTTGAGCATTTATCCAAGCCAAGAAATGAAGTTGTCATTGATGATGAATCAAAACACAGCCCTGTGCAGCTGACCAATGTCCAATCTCTAAAACGAAGGAGTTCCAAAGCAGAGCTAGATCTATAG
- the LOC133729867 gene encoding cardiolipin synthase (CMP-forming), mitochondrial, which translates to MAGFRSLKSLIRNPKKSRSFFTATVSPFYSPTSRSSPSQISRTFLLSPLSNWIILPSHGPHCPLFLSSPPWKLSQSATPLHLRGNAAVLEKIEALNFNNLLRKKKRTTSPPSELTSGSDPAVSDRHRLKVAGGDFVNLPNLISMTRLISGPFLGWMIINEWYSAAMVGLAVSGASDWLDGYVARRMKINSVVGSYLDPLADKVLIGCVALAMVHKDLLHPGLVGIIVLRDVGLVGGAVYQRASSLGWKWKSWSDFFNLDGTRPQKVEPLFISKVNTVFQLILVAAALLQPEFGTQETHSYVTYLSWLVASTTLASTAAYGAQHLRKSASIARKPSL; encoded by the exons ATGGCGGGTTTCCGGTCCCTGAAATCCCTAAttcgaaaccctaaaaaatCCAGAAGCTTCTTCACCGCCACCGTCTCCCCATTCTACTCCCCTACCTCTCGCTCCTCCCCATCTCAGATTTCCAGAACCTtcctcctctctcctctctccaacTGGATCATCCTCCCCTCCCATGGGCCCCACTGCCCGCTCTTCCTCTCTTCCCCGCCGTGGAAGCTCTCGCAGTCCGCCACGCCGCTCCACCTCCGCGGAAACGCCGCCGTTCTGGAAAAGATCGAAGCTTTGAACTTTAACAATCTGctcaggaagaagaagagaacgaCCTCCCCTCCGTCCGAATTGACCTCCGGGTCGGACCCGGCCGTGTCGGATCGTCACCGGTTGAAAGTCGCCGGTGGCGATTTCGTCAATTTGCCTAATTTGATCTCCATGACTCGGCTGATCTCTGGTCCTTTTCTTGGATG GATGATTATAAATGAGTGGTATTCTGCTGCAATGGTGGGGTTGGCTGTGTCTGGGGCAAGTGACTGG TTGGATGGATATGTGGCTAGGAGGATGAAGATTAATTCTGTTGTGGGCTCCTACCTCGATCCCCTTGCAGATAAG GTTCTTATTGGGTGTGTTGCATTGGCGATGGTGCATAAGGATCTTCTTCACC CTGGTCTTGTTGGGATCATTGTGTTGCGAGATGTTGGCCTCGTTGGTGGTGCAGTGTATCAACGAGCTAGTAGCTTGGGGTGGAAG TGGAAAAGTTGGTCCGACTTCTTCAACCTTGATGGAACCCGTCCCCAGAAGGTTGAACCTCTCTTTATTAGCAAG GTTAACACAGTTTTCCAGTTGATTTTAGTTGCGGCAGCTCTCCTCCAACCAGAGTTTGGAACACAAGAAACTCACTCATATGTTACATACCTGAG TTGGTTAGTGGCGTCAACAACATTGGCTTCCACTGCAGCATATGGAGCACAACACTTGAGGAAATCGGCATCCATTGCTCGGAAACCATCACTGTGA
- the LOC133733541 gene encoding uncharacterized protein LOC133733541: MIHRPERQAPAKRPESDQVPTKEQPEAKRPKLGDPQPEELAGDTPMGLQSDSKEDYHKGLSYCLICCKMVDHIILECPDLSKGSGIYCFVCEGPCKSSDDEHHRKNHFETIMFCDICGEQATHWSDNCSYGTDYRTARCEDAYGDSDIGCV, from the exons ATGATCCACAGACCAGAGAGACAGGCGCCGGCGAAGCGACCAGAATCTGATCAGGTCCCGACCAAGGAGCAGCCGGAGGCGAAGCGTCCGAAGCTCGGCGATCCTCAACCGGAAGAGCTCGCTGGTGATACTC CAATGGGTCTGCAAAGCGATAGCAAAGAGGATTATCATAAAGGCCTTTCGTATTGTCTGATCTGTTGCAAGATGGTCGATCACATAATTTTAGAATGCCCCGACTTGTCAAAGGGATCTGGGatatattgttttgtttgtgAAGGCCCCTGTAAGAGTAGTGATGACGAGCACCACCGCAAAAATCATTTTGAAACTATCATGTTTTGTGATATTTGTGGTGAACAGGCTACACACTGGTCTGATAACTGCTCCTATGGTACTGATTATCGTACTGCCAGGTGTGAGGATGCTTACGGTGACTCTGACATTGGTTGCGTGTAA
- the LOC133729870 gene encoding chaperone protein ClpB1-like isoform X1: MTGIDAELCMEEFVAKIEVEDQEKLELEYGVEIEAEAVVDACRIIKQYPDVFQFNCRGTLDDTERAILQMKVVELLEEACLRLRHKFDYSREGEDELEVGEYRLHRALVELNEIEKEREPSTQKWRDRVAKEREELNDMWNKLEIKWLELQASRQRYDIRAREALLLERMREGLVYYLNEERSKENFSGLLQWLDEHVTELLYTTRKDFKHELTVSSHAIALAASLLIDAPPSQLLSESPVLQNHELIRRVIGQEHVLLAVSAALSRQRPPRRPIGSFIFMCGSGCGRTEIAKLLATLVFGKKDMLTEFDLEKYTGPNSLSRLLGVLCSSHIEPGKKGELCVKKRHLGVILFDNVDKAPAPIIELLTQIIGFGYLVDGNGNSVDFTNTMIIMTTNIGCDQLWPWNCKCADEVQKFPVKEGLFDDAWERNHNFCYLSLLRETKNHFGPQFLEYVDDVIGFRSLSSQQLKAVARLQLRDLAVYMTQKGLIIYSSEAALDIIVRRSAWPGDRIKGGEKIRMWLEQNLVPVLFEMISKNEISDLSIMYIEASVESDQLSFRMEKTGRLLEERDVNQLASLKELRLMYQKEKERAKRIYMLRKFQNKLMASANAGFDHVTNVVQDLVNIIQDLITIPGSIVRSFLDNPKKVAMAALNEDEVRQNKRAKKGTKG; encoded by the exons ATGACAGGGATTGATGCAGAGCTGTGCATGGAGGAGTTTGTGGCGAAAATCGAAGTGGAGGATCAGGAGAAGTTGGAGCTGGAGTATGGTGTTGAAATCGAAGCAGAGGCCGTGGTGGATGCATGCCGAATCATTAAGCAGTACCCTGATG TTTTTCAGTTTAATTGTAGAGGAACACTGGATGATACCGAGAGGGCTATTTTGCAAATGAAGGTAGTAGAGCTTCTAGAAGAGGCTTGTTTGAGATTGAGGCATAAGTTTGACTACTCGAGAGAAGGAGAGGATGAACTAGAGGTGGGGGAGTACAGGTTGCATCGTGCACTTGTTGAGTTGAATGAAATCGAAAAGGAAAGAGAGCCATCCACCCAAAAATGGAGGGATCGT GTGGCCAAGGAACGCGAAGAACTAAACGATATGTGGAACAAGTTGGAGATAAAGTGGTTGGAATTACAAGCTTCACGGCAGAGATATGACATCAGAGCTCGGGAGGCACTTTTGTTGGAAAGGATGCGGGAAGGACTGGTTTACTATTTAAATGAGGAAAGATCGAAGGAAAATTTCTCTGGGTTGTTGCAATGGCTTGATGAACATGTGACTGAGCTTTTATATACAACTCGCAAAGATTTTAAGCATGAGCTGACCGTTAGCTCGCATGCTATTGCACTG GCAGCAAGCTTGTTGATTGATGCTCCACCATCGCAGTTGCTTTCCGAATCACCAGTACTTCAGAACCATGAATTAATTAGGAGGGTAATTGGACAAGAACATGTTCTACTTGCAGTCAGTGCTGCTTTATCGAGGCAGAGGCCTCCACGACGCCCTATTGGATCCTTCATCTTCATGTGTGGATCCGGTTGTGGGAGGACAGAAATTGCCAAACTTTTGGCCACTCTAGTCTTTGGTAAAAAAGACATGCTAACCGAGTTTGATCTAGAAAAGTACACAGGACCAAATTCTTTATCACGCCTTCTTGGTGTTCTCTGTAG TAGCCACATTGAACCAGGCAAGAAGGGAGAGCTATGTGTTAAGAAGAGGCATCTAGGTGTCATTTTGTTTGACAATGTTGACAAGGCTCCTGCGCCTATTATTGAGCTTTTGACCCAGATTATAGGCTTTGGTTATCTAGTAGATGGTAATGGGAATAGTGTTGACTTCACTAATACAATGATCATCATGACGACAAATATTGGATGTGATCAATTGTGGCCGTGGAATTGCAAATGTGCTGATGAAGTTCAAAAGTTTCCTGTCAAAGAAGGATTATTTGATGATGCATGGGAAAGAAATCATAATTTCTGTTACCTATCGCTTCTGAGGGAG ACAAAAAATCATTTTGGACCTCAATTTCTTGAATACGTAGATGATGTGATTGGATTTAGGTCTCTTTCCTCTCAACAATTGAAGGCTGTTGCTAGGCTCCAGCTAAGGGACCTTGCCGTGTACATGACCCAGAAGGGCCTCATCATTTACTCCTCTGAAGCTGCATTGGATATTATTGTGCGGAGATCAGCTTGGCCTGGAGATCGAATT AAAGGTGGAGAGAAAATAAGGATGTGGCTGGAACAGAACTTGGTCCCTGTGCTCTTCGAGATGATTTCAAAGAATGAGATATCTGATTTATCTATCATGTATATTGAAGCGTCAGTGGAGTCGGATCAATTGTCTTTCAGAATGGAAAAGACTGGACGTCTATTAGAAGAACGAGACGTTAATCAGTTAGCCTCTTTAAAGGAATTGAGATTAATGTaccagaaagagaaagaaagagcaAAGCGAATCTACATGCTGAGAAAATTTCAGAACAAATTGATGGCTAGTGCAAATGCTGGATTTGATCATGTGACGAATGTTGTTCAAGATCTGGTCAATATAATTCAGGATCTCATTACAATTCCCGGTAGCATCGTCAGGTCCTTCCTGGATAATCCTAAAAAG GTGGCAATGGCGGCCTTGAATGAGGATGAGGTTAGGCAGAACAAGAGGGCAAAAAAAGGGACCAAGGGATGA
- the LOC133729870 gene encoding chaperone protein ClpB1-like isoform X2, giving the protein MTGIDAELCMEEFVAKIEVEDQEKLELEYGVEIEAEAVVDACRIIKQYPDVFQFNCRGTLDDTERAILQMKVVELLEEACLRLRHKFDYSREGEDELEVGEYRLHRALVELNEIEKEREPSTQKWRDRVAKEREELNDMWNKLEIKWLELQASRQRYDIRAREALLLERMREGLVYYLNEERSKENFSGLLQWLDEHVTELLYTTRKDFKHELTVSSHAIALAASLLIDAPPSQLLSESPVLQNHELIRRVIGQEHVLLAVSAALSRQRPPRRPIGSFIFMCGSGCGRTEIAKLLATLVFGKKDMLTEFDLEKYTGPNSLSRLLGVLCSHIEPGKKGELCVKKRHLGVILFDNVDKAPAPIIELLTQIIGFGYLVDGNGNSVDFTNTMIIMTTNIGCDQLWPWNCKCADEVQKFPVKEGLFDDAWERNHNFCYLSLLRETKNHFGPQFLEYVDDVIGFRSLSSQQLKAVARLQLRDLAVYMTQKGLIIYSSEAALDIIVRRSAWPGDRIKGGEKIRMWLEQNLVPVLFEMISKNEISDLSIMYIEASVESDQLSFRMEKTGRLLEERDVNQLASLKELRLMYQKEKERAKRIYMLRKFQNKLMASANAGFDHVTNVVQDLVNIIQDLITIPGSIVRSFLDNPKKVAMAALNEDEVRQNKRAKKGTKG; this is encoded by the exons ATGACAGGGATTGATGCAGAGCTGTGCATGGAGGAGTTTGTGGCGAAAATCGAAGTGGAGGATCAGGAGAAGTTGGAGCTGGAGTATGGTGTTGAAATCGAAGCAGAGGCCGTGGTGGATGCATGCCGAATCATTAAGCAGTACCCTGATG TTTTTCAGTTTAATTGTAGAGGAACACTGGATGATACCGAGAGGGCTATTTTGCAAATGAAGGTAGTAGAGCTTCTAGAAGAGGCTTGTTTGAGATTGAGGCATAAGTTTGACTACTCGAGAGAAGGAGAGGATGAACTAGAGGTGGGGGAGTACAGGTTGCATCGTGCACTTGTTGAGTTGAATGAAATCGAAAAGGAAAGAGAGCCATCCACCCAAAAATGGAGGGATCGT GTGGCCAAGGAACGCGAAGAACTAAACGATATGTGGAACAAGTTGGAGATAAAGTGGTTGGAATTACAAGCTTCACGGCAGAGATATGACATCAGAGCTCGGGAGGCACTTTTGTTGGAAAGGATGCGGGAAGGACTGGTTTACTATTTAAATGAGGAAAGATCGAAGGAAAATTTCTCTGGGTTGTTGCAATGGCTTGATGAACATGTGACTGAGCTTTTATATACAACTCGCAAAGATTTTAAGCATGAGCTGACCGTTAGCTCGCATGCTATTGCACTG GCAGCAAGCTTGTTGATTGATGCTCCACCATCGCAGTTGCTTTCCGAATCACCAGTACTTCAGAACCATGAATTAATTAGGAGGGTAATTGGACAAGAACATGTTCTACTTGCAGTCAGTGCTGCTTTATCGAGGCAGAGGCCTCCACGACGCCCTATTGGATCCTTCATCTTCATGTGTGGATCCGGTTGTGGGAGGACAGAAATTGCCAAACTTTTGGCCACTCTAGTCTTTGGTAAAAAAGACATGCTAACCGAGTTTGATCTAGAAAAGTACACAGGACCAAATTCTTTATCACGCCTTCTTGGTGTTCTCTGTAG CCACATTGAACCAGGCAAGAAGGGAGAGCTATGTGTTAAGAAGAGGCATCTAGGTGTCATTTTGTTTGACAATGTTGACAAGGCTCCTGCGCCTATTATTGAGCTTTTGACCCAGATTATAGGCTTTGGTTATCTAGTAGATGGTAATGGGAATAGTGTTGACTTCACTAATACAATGATCATCATGACGACAAATATTGGATGTGATCAATTGTGGCCGTGGAATTGCAAATGTGCTGATGAAGTTCAAAAGTTTCCTGTCAAAGAAGGATTATTTGATGATGCATGGGAAAGAAATCATAATTTCTGTTACCTATCGCTTCTGAGGGAG ACAAAAAATCATTTTGGACCTCAATTTCTTGAATACGTAGATGATGTGATTGGATTTAGGTCTCTTTCCTCTCAACAATTGAAGGCTGTTGCTAGGCTCCAGCTAAGGGACCTTGCCGTGTACATGACCCAGAAGGGCCTCATCATTTACTCCTCTGAAGCTGCATTGGATATTATTGTGCGGAGATCAGCTTGGCCTGGAGATCGAATT AAAGGTGGAGAGAAAATAAGGATGTGGCTGGAACAGAACTTGGTCCCTGTGCTCTTCGAGATGATTTCAAAGAATGAGATATCTGATTTATCTATCATGTATATTGAAGCGTCAGTGGAGTCGGATCAATTGTCTTTCAGAATGGAAAAGACTGGACGTCTATTAGAAGAACGAGACGTTAATCAGTTAGCCTCTTTAAAGGAATTGAGATTAATGTaccagaaagagaaagaaagagcaAAGCGAATCTACATGCTGAGAAAATTTCAGAACAAATTGATGGCTAGTGCAAATGCTGGATTTGATCATGTGACGAATGTTGTTCAAGATCTGGTCAATATAATTCAGGATCTCATTACAATTCCCGGTAGCATCGTCAGGTCCTTCCTGGATAATCCTAAAAAG GTGGCAATGGCGGCCTTGAATGAGGATGAGGTTAGGCAGAACAAGAGGGCAAAAAAAGGGACCAAGGGATGA
- the LOC133731451 gene encoding uncharacterized protein LOC133731451: MSVRGQLQSTTGIPKAVSSIKLLDVLLEILSTWDLETATAGSVRRHLEKDFGADLSDPKYRIIKEKIDVFFEEGEEDENEGKGRRRRKRKRKEKEICIVSPQLQDIVEEGPEMARAKAVKKIVAYGREKGLHKNKSIIYTDDKLEALFPGRRSVHIFRIDNLLAKNSHIQPLKVMKLCKECKVRRTRTRRENETCECDQIRVKSQRKDIEQKHILAEEDIRSWDTLPHDILVKIIDIVCGPLEYWTPISPAFSTRYASVSRSWKLAVLDLVFPPSDVLDLRVLDSHPWKSCHKMFFHYLRIAFNCRPTSAWTTLYFPNDTIFAERPILQNNTLMIKNDILTLIAEKTPELRNLIVPEELWDHIFSKLAPKWKNLRKVRIYISAYNFVALQANCKCICELNLYGHMDENLASMLAKFFPNLKSLEIRGCTMSNDVLRIISDGHKNLKLLDSQQYFYHFAEAHVESIHRIWFGGRSPIGSDVDLTNCAGGWHAQSDGLIPISVGGDDYGGFGADGGNLVWTTDDVVRCPDGLAGSRLVLGRGCDRIWFCGDIKDPDLGGGAEVAILGWSEMTARDWDEEGFVSLADTMMACPAGWQLVESVHCHGLARKLLSPRSGWMASVGVRIGREVGGC, encoded by the exons ATGTCGGTTAGAGGTCAATTACAAAGTACAACAGGTATTCCAAAGGCAGTCAGTAGCATAAAGCTCCTGGACGTGCTACTGGAAATCCTCAGTACTTGGGATTTGGAAACGGCTACCGCCGGAAGCGTCCGCCGGCATCTGGAGAAGGATTTTGGGGCTGATCTATCGGACCCAAAATATCGTATCATCAAAGAAAAAATCGACGTATTTTTTGAGGAAGGGGAAGAGGATGAGAATGAAGGTAaaggtagaagaagaagaaagagaaagagaaaggagaAAGAGATATGTATAGTGTCTCCACAGCTTCAAGACATTGTTGAAGAGGGTCCTGAAATGGCCCGAGCCAAGGCAGTGAAGAAAATTGTGGCTTATGGTCGGGAAAAGGGTTTGCATAAAAACAAGTCTATTATATATACCGATGATAAACTAGAGGCCCTATTTCCTGGCAGGAGATCTGTTCATATATTTCGAATTGATAACCTGTTGGCCAAGAACAGTCATATACAGCCGCTTAAAG TTATGAAGCTGTGCAAAGAATGCAAGGTGAGGAGGACGAGGACGAGGAGGGAAAATGAGACTTGTGAATGTGATCAAATCAGGGTGAAAAGTCAGAGGAAGGATATCGAACAGAAACATATTCTAGCAGAGGAAGATATAAGATCGTGGGATACATTGCCACACGATATTCTGGTGAAAATCATTGATATTGTTTGCGGTCCACTCGAGTATTGGACACCCATCTCACCAGCTTTCTCCACGCGTTACGCGTCCGTCAGCCGCTCATGGAAACTGGCAGTCCTTGATCTAGTGTTTCCACCTAGTGATGTGCTTGATCTGCGAGTCCTTGATTCACATCCCTGGAAATCTTGCCATAAGATGTTCTTTCATTACCTCAGGATTGCCTTCAACTGCCGACCCACCAGCGCTTGGACAACACTATACTTTCCCAACGACACTATATTTGCTGAACGTCCCATTCTTCAAAATAACACTTTAATGATCAAAAATGATATCCTGACTTTGATCGCTGAGAA GACACCAGAACTGCGGAATCTCATTGTACCTGAAGAGTTGTGGGACCATATATTTAGCAAGTTGGCGCCCAAATGGAAGAATTTGAGAAAAGTACGCATATACATTTCTGCTTATAATTTTGTTGCTCTCCAAGCTAATTGCAAGTGTATATGTGAGCTCAATTTGTATGGACACATGGACGAGAATTTAGCATCCATGCTCGCTAAATTTTTTCCAAATCTCAAGTCCCTAGAGATTCGTGGGTGTACGATGTCGAACGATGTCCTGAGAATCATATCGGATGGTCACAAGAATCTTAAGCTACTTGATTCACAACAGTACTTCTACCATTTTGCTGAGGCTCACGTCGAATCAA TTCACCGGATCTGGTTTGGTGGACGATCTCCAATTGGCAGTGATGTCGATCTGACTAATTGTGCTGGAGGTTGGCATGCACAGAGCGATGGACTGATTCCTATATCTGTTGGCGGTGATGATTACGGAGGCTTCGGTGCCGACGGCGGTAATTTGGTTTGGACTACCGACGATGTGGTTCGATGCCCAGATGGCCTTGCTGGATCGCGATTGGTTTTAGGTCGGGGATGTGACCGGATCTGGTTTTGTGGAGACATCAAGGATCCTGATCTTGGTGGCGGCGCTGAGGTCGCGATTTTGGGATGGTCGGAGATGACAGCTAGGGATTGGGATGAGGAAGGCTTCGTTTCTCTTGCAGATACAATGATGGCTTGTCCTGCTGGATGGCAACTGGTAGAGTCCGTCCATTGTCATGGGTTGGCGAGGAAGCTTCTCTCTCCACGATCAGGCTGGATGGCGAGCGTCGGTGTCCGAATTGGCAGGGAAGTCGGCGGCTGCTGA
- the LOC133731452 gene encoding UDP-glucose 6-dehydrogenase 3-like — protein MANQNAVPMHFNEITHICCIGARHASIMSMAVIAEAHPNITVTIVDFDLNVLEPWVARDVDLVEPGFEQLLDEVLDVNMFFSDQVQESINEAQMIFIGVEIPIKRRGIGARSRLDLTQWELAIRSIMAASVASKVIVEKTTMPIDVFNHTTRLLGQRPQNQQNLVQFAVFSNPDLYTPGRAIEDLRNPDQVVIARKSNVGNVNVLVQLYAEIVENPDRIIVLSDHVSAELAKIGTSVAIGAKITLMSMIATVCDKTGANFNSVRQVIGGDYRLNNNYMDATLGIGGPDLMKDILYFKGTLRENGLATQASLVNQIVKLSKKRIKEFVELVLTNMVSLNNKVIAVFGVTYKSNIADLTNSPAIAVCKSLLKEGAILRIFDPLVTEGAIMGCFRNTNRVEVAANQQAAYNQAHATLCLVATDLQFDFAGMSAAMTIPPYLFIACNLDNIDVVDIRALGFQLYIFGNQFPLN, from the coding sequence ATGGCGAATCAGAATGCGGTTCCTATGCACTTTAATGAAATTACTCACATTTGCTGTATAGGCGCCCGACACGCTAGTATCATGAGCATGGCGGTAATTGCCGAAGCACACCCCAACATCACTGTCACGATAGTTGACTTTGACCTTAATGTTTTGGAACCTTGGGTGGCAAGGGACGTCGATCTGGTAGAGCCAGGTTTTGAACAGCTGTTGGATGAAGTCTTGGATGTAAACATGTTCTTTAGTGACCAAGTACAAGAATCCATCAATGAAGCACAAATGATTTTCATCGGCGTTGAGATACCTATCAAAAGACGTGGTATAGGAGCAAGATCTCGTTTGGACCTCACTCAATGGGAATTAGCAATTAGAAGTATAATGGCAGCTTCCGTGGCGTCAAAAGTTATAGTGGAAAAGACAACCATGCCTATAGACGTTTTTAACCACACTACAAGATTATTGGGCCAACGTCcccaaaatcaacaaaatctAGTGCAGTTTGCAGTTTTTTCGAATCCAGATTTATACACTCCAGGCCGGGCGATTGAAGACTTGAGGAACCCAGATCAGGTCGTCATTGCAAGAAAATCCAATGTTGGGAATGTTAATGTGTTAGTACAATTGTATGCAGAAATAGTTGAAAATCCAGATAGAATAATCGTGCTATCTGATCATGTCTCTGCTGAGCTTGCCAAAATTGGTACAAGTGTAGCGATTGGTGCAAAAATCACTCTTATGAGTATGATTGCGACCGTCTGCGACAAAACAGGTGCTAACTTCAACAGCGTGCGACAAGTTATTGGAGGTGACTATAGGCTTAATAACAATTATATGGATGCGACGTTAGGAATTGGTGGTCCAGACCTAATGAAAGATATTTTGTACTTCAAGGGTACTCTCCGTGAAAATGGATTGGCCACACAAGCGAGCCTAGTTAATCAGATTGTCAAGCTGAGCAAAAAGAGGATAAAGGAATTTGTGGAACTAGTCTTAACCAATATGGTTTCACTCAATAACAAAGTTATTGCCGTGTTTGGTGTCACATATAAGAGCAACATAGCCGATCTTACAAATTCACCTGCAATAGCCGTATGCAAATCTCTCCTGAAGGAAGGTGCTATACTTCGCATTTTTGATCCTTTGGTGACTGAGGGTGCGATCATGGGCTGCTTTCGTAACACTAACAGGGTCGAAGTTGCTGCTAATCAACAAGCAGCATATAACCAAGCGCACGCTACTTTATGTTTGGTGGCCACAGACCTTCAATTTGATTTCGCAGGAATGAGTGCTGCTATGACAATCCCACCCTACTTGTTTATCGCCTGCAATTTGGATAATATCGACGTAGTCGATATTAGGGCTCTTGGATTCCAACTTTACATTTTTGGAAATCAATTCCCGTTGAATTAG